One genomic window of Serinus canaria isolate serCan28SL12 chromosome 4, serCan2020, whole genome shotgun sequence includes the following:
- the LOC103821417 gene encoding uncharacterized protein LOC103821417 gives MASNYRKPGLGTAQRKKSGLKPELTEEQKQEIREAFDLFDTDGSGSIDIKELKVAMRALGFEPKKEEIKKMIADIDKEGSGTINFEDFLAMMTQKMSEKDSKEEILKAFRLFDDDGTGKISFKNLKRVAKELGENLTDEELQEMIDEADRDGDGEVSEQEFLRIMKKTSLY, from the exons ATG GCATCCAACTATAGAAAACCTGGCTTAGGTACAGcccagaggaagaaaagtgGCTTGAAACCTGAACTTACAGAAGAGCAAAAGCAGGAGATCAGAGAAGCTTTTGATTTGTTTGACACTGACGGATCTGGAAGCATTGACATAAAAGAACTGAAg GTTGCAATGCGTGCCTTAGGCTTTGAGCCAAAGAAGGAAGAGATTAAGAAGATGATAGCTGACATTGacaaggaaggaagtggcacCATCAACTTTGAAGACTTTTTGGCTATGATGACACAAAAAATG AGTGAAAAGGAttcaaaagaagaaatcctGAAAGCTTTCAGATTATTTGATGATGATGGCACAGGAAAAATTTCATTCAAAAACTTGAAAAGGGTTGccaaggagctgggagaaaaTTTAACAGATGAAGAACTTCAG GAAATGATTGATGAAGCTGATCGAGACGGAGATGGAGAAGTAAGCGAGCAAGAATTTTTGAGAATCATGAAGAAAACTAGCTTATACTAA
- the BBS12 gene encoding Bardet-Biedl syndrome 12 protein: protein MAFRDANARRHIGLQQLSALASTGRTFLGPMKSHKFIVDEITKQSTLICSAVRLMESLDLTSAVGQLLNETIQAQNKEFKTGMSTLLFLVGAWSNAVVECLQQNVPVPAIVSVMSEGLNSCCERVQCLQIPIHDVKKELCSSRLRPKAFEGKTGQAGCDGLTNPWDLLCFQRDISATEEVIPINSCSHQGDDCNFNKLLVSPLAGFGSVASVVKAAGDKSSSVLSGSGVTASSCITRKLTHSRHFSTLGKSRFTSQPGNFQGHLSGPSADVCGCCGLGHLAVALSHGNQTSVKLLQSIAAYQQERAEFSGCSQVNISGIVTCCVLGLPESYSCVSPGFVKLVSPEQATVIKHFADKPLRVLLMDGDLTEGYRHLGFNRPTNVRTILEHPNPQGGRAGDVWVSRMLDILMSFEVNLVLVKGNVCKNFMERCIASRILVIGCVARDVLCAFGAATGAQAVTYLSQLNASSTGNGAWAELWKTSDGRAVDLGELLPARISAGGIPLLTAVLTTALPSKVQLLEDQFWTLLYRLHHALKDGKVFPGGGAVELLCLSHIQALAVQPGQPGHDRVVRELPSPWLAEYKSIVLQALASGWKRYLSVLLCNTAKASSELEAGASVDHHLQKAAACGSPSAYILEEFRRGEVLRSGSEPLPDQVTDLKVCDNVAAKTEAWRRALDLVLLVLQTDAEIITGPSRNQILNSPVSSEFIFL, encoded by the coding sequence ATGGCTTTCAGGGATGCGAATGCCAGGAGACACATAGGACTCCAGCAACTCTCAGCCTTAGCATCCACTGGGAGAACGTTCCTGGGGCCAATGAAATCACATAAATTCATTGTGGATGAAATCACCAAGCAGAGCACATTGATTTGTTCTGCTGTTAGGCTGATGGAAAGTTTGGATTTGACAAGTGCTGTTGGACAGCTTCTTAACGAAACCATTCAGGCTCAAAACAAGGAGTTTAAGACAGGGATGAGTACCCTGTTGTTCCTGGTTGGAGCATGGAGCAATGCTGTGGTGGAATGCCTCCAGCAGAATGTTCCTGTTCCAGCTATAGTGTCTGTGATGTCTGAGGGGTTGAACTCTTGCTGTGAGAGAGTCCAGTGTCTTCAAATACCAATACACGATGTAAAGAAAGAGCTGTGTTCTAGCAGACTTAGGCCAAAGGCTTTTGAAGGCAAAACTGGCCAAGCTGGATGTGATGGTCTTACAAATCCTTGGGATTTGCTATGTTTTCAGAGAGATATTTCTGCAACAGAAGAAGTAATTCCAATAAATTCTTGTTCCCATCAAGGAGATGATTGTAATTTTAACAAGCTCCTGGTTTCACCCTTGGCTGGCTTTGGTTCAGTGGCTTCTGTTGTCAAGGCAGCGGGTGACAAAAGTTCATCTGTGCTTTCTGGAAGCGGTGTTACTGCTTCCAGCTGTATCACACGGAAGTTAACCCACAGCAGACACTTCAGCACTCTAGGGAAAAGCCGTTTTACAAGTCAGCCAGGTAATTTTCAGGGGCACCTTTCAGGACCATCAGCAGATGTGTGTGGATGTTGTGGTTTAGGACACCTGGCGGTGGCTCTGAGCCATGGAAACCAGACCAGCGTGAAGCTGCTACAAAGCATCGCTGCCTATCAGCAAGAGAGAGCAGAGTTCAGTGGCTGTTCCCAGGTTAATATCTCAGGGATTGTgacctgctgtgtgctgggccTGCCCGAGAGCTATTCCTGTGTCTCCCCAGGCTTTGTCAAATTAGTGTCACCAGAGCAAGCCACAGTCATCAAACACTTTGCAGACAAACCCCTCCGGGTTCTGCTGATGGATGGTGACCTCACCGAGGGGTACCGACACTTAGGTTTTAACAGACCAACTAATGTAAGGACCATCTTGGAGCATCCCAATCcacagggaggcagggcaggagatgtGTGGGTAAGCAGAATGTTGGATATTCTGATGAGCTTTGAAGTAAACCTGGTTTTGGTCAAAGGAAACGTGTGCAAAAACTTCATGGAAAGGTGCATCGCCAGCAGGATATTGGTAATTGGCTGTGTGGCTCGGGATGTGCTGTGTGCCTTCGGGGCAGCCACCGGTGCCCAGGCTGTGACGTACCTGAGCCAGCTGAACGCTTCCTCCACGGGGAATGGGGCCTGGGCGGAGCTGTGGAAGACCAGCGATGGGCGCGCTGTGGATCTGGGTGAGCTGCTGCCGGCGCGGATCAGCGCGGGAGGCATCCCCCTGCTCACGGCCGTGCTCACCACTGCCCTGCCTTCCAAGGTGCAGCTCCTCGAGGACCAGTTCTGGACTTTGCTGTATCGACTCCATCACGCTCTAAAGGACGGGAAGGTTTTCCCTGGGGGCGGTGCAGTGGAGCTCTTGTGCCTCAGTCACATCCAGGCGCTCGCAGTGCAGCCCGGGCAACCGGGACACGACAGAGTTGTGAGAGAACTTCCCAGTCCCTGGCTGGCAGAGTATAAATCCATTGTGCTCCAGGCGCTGGCAAGTGGCTGGAAGCGGTACCTCTCCGTGCTACTGTGTAACACTGCGAAGGCCAGCTCGGAGCTGGAAGCAGGTGCCTCTGTAGATCATCACCTCCAGAAAGCAGCGGCCTGTGGCTCTCCCTCAGCTTACATTTTGGAAGAGTTTAGGAGAGGTGAAGTGCTCAGGAGTGGCTCAGAACCCCTACCTGACCAGGTCACAGATTTAAAGGTTTGTGATAACGTTGCAGCCAAGACAGAGGCGTGGAGGAGAGCTCTGgacctggtgctgctggtgcttcaAACTGATGCCGAAATTATCACAGGCCCCAGTAGGAATCAGATCCTGAACTCGCCTGTGTCAagtgaatttatatttttgtag